The genomic DNA CGCATGTTCGTCATCGATCAGCGCCAGCAGAAGATGCTCCAGCGTCGCATATTCATGCTTGCGCTCCGACGCATGGGTCAGCGCGTTGTGCAGGGTGGTTTCAAGAGCGGGTGCGAATGAAGGCATGTCTGTTCTACTCCTGACCCCGAATAGGGGTGTAATCGAACCTTATGTCGGCATTGCTCGACGGCGGATCAAGACGCATGTCCCGATCGCCGGAATTGCCAGACTGCCCATGCCCGGTGGTGCCCTTCAGGGCGCAGGGGGCGGGGCGCGGGTTCATCGCTTGAATAACGCCTCGGCACTTGCCTTATGGTTAACGGCGTTTTCCATTTTCAACCTGGTCCGCACGATTTCCGCCTCCAGCGCGGCGATGCGGTTTTGCAGGTCAGCCACGGAGAGCGGCCCCAGATCCTGTTTGAGCAGGCGGGCCAGCGGATCATCTCCCTTGCGTGGCAGATCGTCTTCCAAGTCCATGACGCCAATGTTGACCCTGTTGGCCACTCTGTCAATAAGGGCGCAGGCTCCGCCCGTCGATTTTAGGTGCGGTGCAACATGGTTAATGGCTGGGGGCAGCGGGATGGCGGATGCGAGCAAAGTGCCGGACGAGATGACGGCGATCGTCATCCCCGTGCCGGGTGGGCCGGAGGCGCTGGTGGCGGAGCAGCGGCCGGTGCCGGTTCCGGGCGAGGGCGAAGTGCTTGTCAAGGTCGCCGCGGCGGGGGTGAACCGACCCGACGTGCTGCAACGGCAGGGCAAATATCCGCCGCCGCCCGGCGCTTCGGACATTCCGGGGCTGGAAGTGGCCGGCACCATCGTCGCGGCCGGGAGCGGCGCGGATGCGCTGATCGGGCAGAAAGTGTGCGCGCTGCTGGCGGGCGGGGGCTATGCCGAATATGCGGTCGCGCCGGCGGGGCAGTGCCTGCCGGTGCCGGACGATTATGATCTGGCCGAGGCGGCGGCCCTGCCCGAAACGCTGTTCACGGTGTGGACCAACCTGTTCGAACGCGCCTATGCGGTGGAGGGCGATACCGTGCTGGTCCATGGCGGCACCAGCGGCATCGGCACGATGGCGATCCGCCTGTGCAACCTGTTCGGCGTGACCGTCATCGTCACCTGCGGGTCGGACGAGAAATGCGCGGCGGCGAAGGAATGGGGCGCGGATCATGCGATCAACTACCGGACGCAGGATTATGTCGCCGAGGTGAAACGGATCACCGGCGGGCAGGGGGTTCAGGCGGTGCTGGACATGGTCGGCGGCGACTATCTGCCGCGCAATCTGGACTGTCTGGCCGAGGATGGCCGGCATGTGTCGATCGCGGTGCTGGGCGGGGTGAAGGCGAGCATCTTCATTCCGGCGGTGATGACGAAGCGGCTGACGATCACCGGATCGACGCTGCGGGCGCGATCGACGGGCTTCAAGAGCCTGGTGGCGGACGAACTGATGCGGACGGTGTGGAGCTTCGTGGGCGAAGGCAAGCTGCGCCCGGCGATGGACCAGCGGTTCGCGCTGGCGGACGCGGCGCAGGCGCACGCGCGCATGGATGCGGGCGAGCATTTCGGGAAGATCGTGCTGGTGGTTTGAGGGGGGGCTATGAGCGACGATTCCAGCGATCATCATTTCGCGCTGACGGTAAATATTGCTGTGGAAGCCTTGAAGTCTCTCCTCATTGTTAATGGAGGGGCTGCAACTGCCCTCATTGCACTTACTGATAAGAAAGCGTCGGGAAGCAATTTCGGACTGTCGATTTTGTTATTCGGATTGGCGGCATTATTTAACGCGGTCACTTTGGTTGTGGGATATTTTTCGCAACTATCATATTCAAACCATCGTCTGTCCTATGAGCAAAACGACATGCTGGAATCGGAGAAATGCATCAGGCGACATCAATTTTATCAGAATGTTGCGATTGCCCTCATCGTTGGTAGCCTAATTGCAAGTGCCGCTGGCATGGCTTGGGCATTTAAATCACTTTAATGACGGGGAGGGGGCTTCATCCCCTCCCCCCGGAAACCGTAGCATTTCCGTCATATTCCCTTCGGAACTGTAACATTGCGGCGTTAGGGAATCGCTCCCGAGGACACAAGATCTTTGGGGATCGCAGCATGAACGCCATTACGCGCCTGCCCTTTCTGGGGGAGCTGGAAGAGGGCGCGGACGACCGTTTCCATATCCCTGAGCGGGAAGGGCAGCGGCGCCGCTATCGCACCATCTGGATTTCGGACATTCACCTTGGCACGCGCGGCTGCAACGCGGCGATGCTGATCGATTTTCTGGACAATGTGGACAGCGACACCATCTATCTGGTCGGCGACATCATCGACGGCTGGCGGCTGAAGAAGCGCTTCTACTGGCCGGCCAGCCATAATGACGTGGTGTGGCGGCTGATGAAGCGGGCCAAGCGCGGCACGCGGGTCGTCTATATCCCCGGCAATCATGACGAGATGTTCCGGCAATTCACCGGCATGAGCTTCGGCGGTGTCGAAATTCGGCGCAAGGCGATCCACCAGACCGCGGACGGGCGCAAGCTGCTGGTGCTGCATGGCGACGAGTTCGACACGATCATGCTGGCGCATCGCTGGCTCGCCTTCGTCGGCGACGCCGCTTACACCACGCTGATGCGGCTGAACATCGTGGTGAATGCAGTGCGGCAGCGCATGGGCCTGCCCTATTGGTCGCTGTCCAAGATGGCCAAGCACAAGGTCAAGAACGCCGTCTCGTTCATCTCCCGCTTCGAGGAAGTGGTGGCGCATGAAGCTGGCGCGCGCGGCGTCGATGGGGTGGTATGCGGCCATATCCACAATGCCGAGATGCGCGAGATTGCCGGCGTCGATTATTATAATGACGGTGACTGGGTGGAGGGCTGCACCGCCCTGGTCGAGCATGGCGACGGGCGGATGGAAGTGCTGCACTGGGCCGACGAGATCGCGAAGCGCGAGCGCGACGAGCGGGACGCCAGGGTGCGGATGGCGGCTTGAAGTCTTGGGGTGGCGTGTTCCCGCATAGGCGGGAACCCAGTTCCGCCCTTTCAACCGGGTTCCCGCCTGCGCGGGAACACATGGAGCGAATCCCATGCGCATAGCCATCGTGACCGACGCCTGGACGCCGCAGGTCAATGGCGTGGTGCGGACGTTGCAGACGATCCGCACCGAACTGGAACGGATGGGGCATGAGGTCGAGGTGATCTCGCCCGATCTCTATGGCTCTATTCCCTGTCCGACCTATCCCGAAATCAGGCTGGCGCTGGTGCGGCCGGCGGTGGTGGGGCAGGCGATCGCGGCGTTCCGGCCCGATGCGGTGCATCTGGCGACGGAGGGGACGCTGTGCCTGGCCGCGCGGCGCTGGTGCCTGCGCAGCGGGGTGCCGTTCACCACCGCCTATCACACCCATTTCCCCGATTATGTGGCGCAGCGCACCGGCCTGCCCGCCGCCTGGTTCTGGCGCTATATCCGCTGGTTCCATGGCCCGGCGCAGGCGGTGCTGGTGTCGACCCGATCGGTGCGTGAACAGCTTCGCGCCCATGGCCTGCCCCGTGTGCGGCATTGGGGCAGGGGGGTGGATTTGGCCGCCTTCACGCCCGATGCGCCGCCGCCCGCGATCTTCGCCGACCTGCCCCGGCCGATCCAGCTCTTTGTCGGGCGGGTCGCGGTGGAGAAGAATCTGGAGGCGTTTCTGGCGACCGATCATCCGGGGGCCAAGGTGGTGATAGGCGACGGACCGGCGCGCGCGGCGCTGGCGCGCGCCTATCCTGACGCGCATTTCCTGGGATCGATGTTCGGCGCGGAACTGGCGGGCGCCTATGCCGGGGCGGACGTGTTCGTCTTTCCGAGCCGTACCGACACATTCGGGCTGGTGATGATCGAGGCGCTGGCCTGTGGCGCCCCGGTCGCCGCCTATCCGGTGACAGGGCCGGTCGACATCGTGACGCCAGAGACGGGCGCGCTGTCGGAGGATCTGGGCGCAGCGATCGCGCGGGCGCTGTCGTGCGACCGGGACGCCTGCGCCACCTATGGCCGCAGCTTTAGCTGGGAGCGCAGCGCGCAGGAGTTTCTGTCCGGCCTGCACGCGATCGACCCGGAACTGGTCGAGAGCGCCGCCTGACGCTTTTTCTTGCCGCAAGCGGCGCGATGTTCTATCTCTGATCCGTCGTGGCCGCCCTGCTTGGGCGGCCCTTATCGTTTTTACGTGCCGGAGAAGTGCCGTGTCCCAGCCCCTCATGCCCCATGCGACCGCCAGTTGGCTGGTCGACAACAGCGCTCTGAGCTTTGACCAGATCGCCGAATTTTGCGGGCTTCACATCCTGGAAGTGCAGGCGATCGCCGACGACACCGCCAGCATCAAATATACCGGCCGCGATCCGGTGCGCGCCCATGAAATCACCATGGACGAAATCCACAAGGGCGAGAGCAACCCCGATTACAAGCTCAAGATGCTGAAAGGGCCGGAGCCGGTGCGCCGCACCAAGGGGCCGCGCTATACCCCGGTCAGCAAGCGGCAGGACAAGCCGGACGGCATCGCCTGGATTTTGCGCAACCATCCCGAAATTTCGGACGGCGCGATCGGCAAGCTGATCGGCACCACCCGCACCACCATCGCGGCGATCCGCGACCGCACCCACTGGAACATCAGCAACATCGTGCCGAAAGACCCGGTGACGCTGGGCCTGTGTTCGCAGCGTGAACTGGATTCGCTGGTGAGCAAGGCGGCGAAGAAGGCAGGCATCGAGGCGCCGACCGATTCGCGTCTGGATGGCGACCGCGAGGCGCTGATCGAGGAGCTGCGCCGCGAGCGCCAGGACGCCGCGCGTCGTGCCGAAGAGGCGCTGAAGAGCGAGTCCGGGTTCATCTCCGGCGCGGCCACGATCCTTGATCCGTTCAGCCGGAGCAAGGACGAGGCGTAATGCCGTAGCGTCATTGGCGGCTTGCTCTAAGCCGCTGCGATGCAGCAATTTTCGGGGCCGTGCCGGCAGACTGGCGCGGCCCTTTTTACGCAGGTTGACGCTTGCGTAAAGCGATCCATGCCCATAGACTTTAGCGCATGGAGACGATGGAAAAAATCTGGAGAGAGCGATACCAGCACCCTACGGTCTGGGATCAGACATTCCCGCCCCTGTCGATGGGCGCGATGGTCGAGCGGAGTGCGAAGGCGCATCCGGGCGCCGCGATGATCGACTTCATGGGGCGCAAATTCAGCTATGGCGAGATGCTGGAGCAGATCCGCCGGATCGCCTGCGGATTGCAGGCGATGGGGGTGAGGAAGGGCGACCGGGTCGGCCTCTATCTGCCCAACACGCCCCATTATGTCGCGGCCTATTATGGCGCGCTGATGGCCGGAGCGATCGTCGTCAACTTCTCCCCCCTCTATACCGCCGCCGAACTGGAGCATCAGGTCGAGGACAGCGGCACCAAGATCCTGTTCACCCTGTCGGCCAAGGCGCTGTTGCCGACCGCGCTCAAGGTGCTGGAGGACAGCACGCTCGAAACGCTGATCGTCGGATCGGTCGCGGAGATGCTGTCGCCGGTCAAATCGTTGTTGTTCCGCTGGTTCAAGGCGGCGGAGACGGCGCACCTGCCCGATGACCCGCGCGTGTTGCGCTATGACCGGCTGGTCGCCAATGCGGGCGATTGCCTGGTGGCCGACATCGATCCGGTCAATGACGTGGCTCTGCTGCAATATACCGGCGGCACCACCGGCACGCCCAAGGGGGCGATGCTGACGCACCAGAATCTGACCGCCAATGCGCGGCAGGCGCAGGCGATCGATCCGCACCCCAATGAAGCCGATCGCATCATTGCGGTGCTGCCCTTCTTCCACGTCTTTGCCAATACCTGCGTCCTCAACCGGACGGTGGTGAATGGCGGCGAGATGGTGATGTTGCCCCGCTTCGACGCGGCGCAGGTGCTGGCGGCGGTGCAGCGGACCAGGGCGACATCGCTGCCGGGCGTGCCGACCATGTATCAGGCGCTGCTGGACCATCCGGCATTGCGCAATATCGATTTTTCGTCGCTGCGGGCCTGTATTTCGGGTGGGGCGCCGTTGCCGCTGGAGGTGAAGCAGAAGTTCGAGGCGGCGACCGGCGCGCGGCTGATCGAGGGTTATGGCCTGACCGAAACCAGCCCGATCGTCTGCGTCAATCCCTATGAGGGGCTGAACAAGAGCGGGACGGTGGGGCAGCCGGTGCCGGGGACGCGGGTGAAGCTGGTCGATCGCGAGGACCCGACCCGGCCGCCGGCCGAAGGCGAACCGGGCGAACTGCTGTTTGCCGGGCCGCAGATCATGAAGGGCTATTGGAACCGCCCCGACGCGGATGCCGAAGTGTTCGTCGGCGACTTCATCCGCACCGGCGATGTCGGCATCATCGACGAGGACGGCTATGTGAAGATCGTCGACCGGCTGAAGGACATGATCGCGGTCGGCGGGTTCAAGGTGTTTCCGAGCCAGGTCGAGGCGGTGCTGTATCACCATCCCGCGGTCAAGGAGGCGCTGGTGATCGGCGTGCCCGACCATTATCGCGGCGAGCAGCCCAAGGCGTTCGTGACGCTGAACGAGGGCTTCGACATGGACGGGCCGGGGCTGAAGGACTGGCTGAACCCGCAAATGGGCAAGCATGAGCGGGTGTGCGAGGTGGAGGTGCGCCAGACCCTGCCCAAGACGCTGGTCGGCAAGCTGTCGCGCAAGGAACTGGTGGCCGAGGAGCGGGCGAAAGCGGAAGCGGCGGCGCAGCAGGCTGGAACCGCGGCCTGACCCTTCCTATCTGTGCAGCGAAACACGGATAAGGAATGATCCATGACGCAGGAAATCGCGACGCTGGCCGGGGGCTGCTTCTGGTGTACGGAGGCGGTCTATCAGAATCTCAGGGGCGTCGAGGGCGTGGAGAGCGGCTATATTGGCGGCGCTGTGTCCAATCCGACCTATGAGCAGGTTTGTTCGGGTGCGACCGGCCATGCCGAAGCGATCCGCATCACTTATGACCCGGCGGTGATCGGCTATGCCGATTTGCTCGACATCTTCTTTGCGACGCACAATCCGACGACGCTGAACCGGCAGGGAAATGATATCGGCACCCAATATCGGTCCGCCATCTTCCCCCATTCGGCGCAGCAGGAAGAGGCGGCGCGGGCCGGGATCGTGCGGGCGCAGGCGGATCAGAGCGATCCGATCGTCACCACGATCGAGCCGGACGCGCCCTGGTATCCGGCC from Sphingobium sp. CAP-1 includes the following:
- a CDS encoding glycosyltransferase family 4 protein; translation: MRIAIVTDAWTPQVNGVVRTLQTIRTELERMGHEVEVISPDLYGSIPCPTYPEIRLALVRPAVVGQAIAAFRPDAVHLATEGTLCLAARRWCLRSGVPFTTAYHTHFPDYVAQRTGLPAAWFWRYIRWFHGPAQAVLVSTRSVREQLRAHGLPRVRHWGRGVDLAAFTPDAPPPAIFADLPRPIQLFVGRVAVEKNLEAFLATDHPGAKVVIGDGPARAALARAYPDAHFLGSMFGAELAGAYAGADVFVFPSRTDTFGLVMIEALACGAPVAAYPVTGPVDIVTPETGALSEDLGAAIARALSCDRDACATYGRSFSWERSAQEFLSGLHAIDPELVESAA
- a CDS encoding NAD(P)H-quinone oxidoreductase; translation: MADASKVPDEMTAIVIPVPGGPEALVAEQRPVPVPGEGEVLVKVAAAGVNRPDVLQRQGKYPPPPGASDIPGLEVAGTIVAAGSGADALIGQKVCALLAGGGYAEYAVAPAGQCLPVPDDYDLAEAAALPETLFTVWTNLFERAYAVEGDTVLVHGGTSGIGTMAIRLCNLFGVTVIVTCGSDEKCAAAKEWGADHAINYRTQDYVAEVKRITGGQGVQAVLDMVGGDYLPRNLDCLAEDGRHVSIAVLGGVKASIFIPAVMTKRLTITGSTLRARSTGFKSLVADELMRTVWSFVGEGKLRPAMDQRFALADAAQAHARMDAGEHFGKIVLVV
- the msrA gene encoding peptide-methionine (S)-S-oxide reductase MsrA; amino-acid sequence: MTQEIATLAGGCFWCTEAVYQNLRGVEGVESGYIGGAVSNPTYEQVCSGATGHAEAIRITYDPAVIGYADLLDIFFATHNPTTLNRQGNDIGTQYRSAIFPHSAQQEEAARAGIVRAQADQSDPIVTTIEPDAPWYPAEDYHQKYWDRVGDQNPYCMAVIPPKLAKLRKGFAARIAG
- a CDS encoding DUF1192 domain-containing protein, with the translated sequence MDLEDDLPRKGDDPLARLLKQDLGPLSVADLQNRIAALEAEIVRTRLKMENAVNHKASAEALFKR
- a CDS encoding long-chain-fatty-acid--CoA ligase; its protein translation is METMEKIWRERYQHPTVWDQTFPPLSMGAMVERSAKAHPGAAMIDFMGRKFSYGEMLEQIRRIACGLQAMGVRKGDRVGLYLPNTPHYVAAYYGALMAGAIVVNFSPLYTAAELEHQVEDSGTKILFTLSAKALLPTALKVLEDSTLETLIVGSVAEMLSPVKSLLFRWFKAAETAHLPDDPRVLRYDRLVANAGDCLVADIDPVNDVALLQYTGGTTGTPKGAMLTHQNLTANARQAQAIDPHPNEADRIIAVLPFFHVFANTCVLNRTVVNGGEMVMLPRFDAAQVLAAVQRTRATSLPGVPTMYQALLDHPALRNIDFSSLRACISGGAPLPLEVKQKFEAATGARLIEGYGLTETSPIVCVNPYEGLNKSGTVGQPVPGTRVKLVDREDPTRPPAEGEPGELLFAGPQIMKGYWNRPDADAEVFVGDFIRTGDVGIIDEDGYVKIVDRLKDMIAVGGFKVFPSQVEAVLYHHPAVKEALVIGVPDHYRGEQPKAFVTLNEGFDMDGPGLKDWLNPQMGKHERVCEVEVRQTLPKTLVGKLSRKELVAEERAKAEAAAQQAGTAA
- a CDS encoding DUF1013 domain-containing protein; this translates as MPHATASWLVDNSALSFDQIAEFCGLHILEVQAIADDTASIKYTGRDPVRAHEITMDEIHKGESNPDYKLKMLKGPEPVRRTKGPRYTPVSKRQDKPDGIAWILRNHPEISDGAIGKLIGTTRTTIAAIRDRTHWNISNIVPKDPVTLGLCSQRELDSLVSKAAKKAGIEAPTDSRLDGDREALIEELRRERQDAARRAEEALKSESGFISGAATILDPFSRSKDEA
- a CDS encoding UDP-2,3-diacylglucosamine diphosphatase codes for the protein MNAITRLPFLGELEEGADDRFHIPEREGQRRRYRTIWISDIHLGTRGCNAAMLIDFLDNVDSDTIYLVGDIIDGWRLKKRFYWPASHNDVVWRLMKRAKRGTRVVYIPGNHDEMFRQFTGMSFGGVEIRRKAIHQTADGRKLLVLHGDEFDTIMLAHRWLAFVGDAAYTTLMRLNIVVNAVRQRMGLPYWSLSKMAKHKVKNAVSFISRFEEVVAHEAGARGVDGVVCGHIHNAEMREIAGVDYYNDGDWVEGCTALVEHGDGRMEVLHWADEIAKRERDERDARVRMAA